ACAAAATCTTAATGTGACACAAAGCCGGCGAGAGCTAGGAGTTCAAAACCCCCAGAAGCTAGTACAAACTGTTGAAGGGGCCATTAGCCAGCAGGAACAAATTAGAGATGCTTTATGGGATTTGGCTTTCATCCAGGCTTCTTCCGGGGAAAAAGCATCATTGTCTAATGCTGAGGGTGATAGTACAAGTTCGGAATCAGAATTGCAGGATTCAGACTCAGAAATGGAACTTTCACATAGTACAACTGCAAGTAGTGAGAGAAGTAGTGCATGTCATGATTACACAAATGATTTGTCAGGCACTGTGCACACAGACTCAGAAAGTGACGATCCGGATGATTATGTAGGTGTATCATCAGTGTCGACTCAAAAGGCAAAAGACAAAGTTAGAAAACTTTCCAGTATAATCTTCAGACGGACACAGAGGTCCATTGCAAAAAAAATTGCCCATTCATCTCTTCTGAAACGGAGACGACCCAAAGCTGTGTCTCGGATACTGAGGAAATATCCAAACATTGGCAAAGTGATGGAAGAATATGTCCATGCAAATCTAGTGGGCGCCGATGCATGGAGACGAACTGGTGTATATACCTTTGATGGAAACCTACGAAGAGGAAAGAGGGTAACATACAAACGTATCTGGGAGCACTTACAAGACTATTATGGGACAAAATTCAGTTATGGATCTGTAGTGCAGCTGTGCGTTACTCATAACAAGAGAAGAATATCATCCAAGAGGTACAAAGGAGTTGCACAGATAACTTCTCGGCGTGCACGTAAAGGTTGGAATGTTCGTCTTAATCCTGATCACCACTACAGCAATGCTTTCTACAAAGACTTGGATCACCTCCAACTGAAAGATGGGACCAACAAGTTTATTCTGAATAGGGATGATGCTGCAGGGTACAGACTTGACACGACATATACCCACAAGCAGTATAAGAATGTTTCACTGACAGATCAGGCAGAACTCACAACCAGAACAGACTATGTAAACAAATATAAATCTGTTCTGCAAACTTCTATGCATCTCATCATGGAAACTGATACCACCAGTCAAAAAGTCCTTGGTGTTGTTAAGGCTCACCACATATTTCCCAAAAATCCAGCCCAACACATGGCAGACCTGTACATGATGAGTGAGATGGAGGAGTACAGAGATGATTTGCTTAAGCCAATAGACTGCATTCGAGTCGATGGAGCGGCAGATGAAGGGCCTTCACATTTAGAAGTGCAATATATGTGGAGTGAATGGCATCTCAGTATGGGGAAATATTGTACGCTTGTGACGGCTCGATATGCTGGGGGAAGCTACTTAAATAAAGTAGAACAGATCAATGGATGTCTCACAAGAGCTCACAGCAACATGTTCATCCCTTCCACTATCCATGGTTCAAATTTTGGGAAGGATGGGTTGGACGAGGCGAAGTTGGAACAGAATCTTCGTACTGCAACTGATGTTTACATAAACAGATGTGATGGGGCACCAGCAGGACGATCTGAAATAAAGCTGGTGGAGGGAAGCAGAGATGACAGGGCCCAGGAATTCCAAGAAAGGAGACCATCACTTTTGGTATTCCTGAAGGGATCAAAAACAGCCAGGGAACAACTGAAGAGAGAAAAGCCTGACTTGTATAACCATTTCAAACAAGTATGGGACATGCGCAACAGGCACATGCAGGGAGGACTACCGTCAGCTTATGTCTTCCAGCTGTTGCCCTGCTTCGAGACATCATGTCCTCACCCTGTATGCAGCACAGAAAGAAGAGATATGGTTTGGTATGATGGTGGCCCAAGCGTAGCGTTTATTCCTCTTCCTGTTCCCGATCCTGGCCAACCATGGGGCGGCAATTGTACTACCTGCAGTGGAGATTGTAGTGGCCATTATATACATTATCCCAACAATATGAATGGTTCTCCATGTCAACCACCACGTGATGTCTTGGAAGAGGCATTTAAGACCTTGAGAAGACCAAGTGGAGAAGTAAATGAAGAAGACATCCTAGACTTAGCAAGGCAAACTCTGCTCCCAGTGCGTGAAGTGCAAATGTGGCTGGAACATTTAGAGAGTATGAAGCAGAGGAGACTTGCTGGCCTAATCAGGGCTCGAGCTACAAGGGCATCCAAAAACAGCCGCAATGATGGAGAGACCTCTGATGTCAATGAAAATCCAGAGTATGACGATGGTGGAGAGGAAGACTTCTGTATCTGCCACCGGTAAGAATATGTGGGAACCCAGTTTATTACAGAAATGCAAGGGAATTGAGATCAAATGTGATGCCAAGAGTTAAGGAGATATGTACGATGTTGCATTTATGTTTTGAGTGTTTTCAAGTGTAATTAGATACATGTAAAAACCCTGGCGGTCTGGCCTATATATAAAACCCATTGACTTTTAATATGCCTCTTCAGGTATAATTCCccgtaaaatttgtgaaatgtcCAACCTATAGCAGCATTCTCTTGCTCAaacaatttgtttttatgtgcaTTTGTGGTTTGTCATGAGGATTCTTTCTCCAACAGTTACAATTACTTGAAAAAATTGTGGATTTCTTACATAATTGCATGATTGAAATCTGTAAATGTACCCAGCCCTGCCTACATCCATCTCATgtgcatttcttttcatttttttttcttctatttacAGTGGTGAGTTTGGGAGAATGATCATGTGTGACATGGTGACTTGCAGCCAACGATGGTTCCACTATTCATGCGTAGGCATCAGACGCAAACCTAGGGGAACATGGTACTGTCCCGTCTGTCGCGAGAAATAATCACTCCATGCTTCATCGAGATTAGCGTGGACCCATGCTCGTCTGCCAGGCTGACCACTTTCTTTTCTCAGCTGGTCCTCTCTCCATATGTTTGTCGACTGATACAACTATTCCAAGATCGATTTTGATCTGTAAGTGATACAATTCTGTACTGGTAAAGATCATTATAATCTACATTTTGTGATTGTAACACAGATAGATATTAAGTTCttgattttctctgaaaatgtgaaattttatgtctgtctttgtttttctttcttttaccaTTCTTCCCATCAAGTAGATGATTTCTCAATAATTGCATAAAGTTTTAATTGGGGAAACTGTAGGAAGGAGAATAGATGTAGATTCACATACTGTGGTTTAATTACATAATTGCATGATTGAAATCTGTAAATGTACCCAGCCCTGCCTACATCCATCTAATgtgaatttctttgtttttttttttttttctatttacagTGACAGGTTTGGGAAGACGGTCATGTGCAACATGGTGACTTGTAGCCAACGATGGTTCCGCTATTTATGCGTACGCAGCATCAGACACAAACCTAGGGGTACATGTCCATCTGTCGCGAGATATGATCACTCCATGCTTCATCGAGATCAGCGTGGACCCATGCTCGTCTGCCAGGCTGGCCACTTTCCTTCCTCGGCTGGACCTCTCACCATATGTTTGTCGACTGATACGACTATTCCAAGACCGATTTTGATCTGTATGTGATCCAGTTGTGTACTGGTAAAGATCATTATAATCTACACTTCGTGATTGTAACACAGATAGAAATGAAGTTCTTGATTTTCtctgaaaaagtgaaattttatgtctgtctttttttttttttctttattttatcattcttcCCATCAAGTAGATGATTTCTCAATAATTGCATAAAGTTTTAATTGGGGAAACTGTAGGAAGGAGAATATGTAGATACACATACTGTGGTTTAATTACATAATTGCATGATTGCAACTGTAAATGTACCCAGCCCTGCCTACATCCATGTAATgtgaatttctttgtttttttttttctatttacagTGGCAGGTTTGGGAAGACGGTCATGTGCAACATGGTGACTTGTGGCCAACGATGGTTCCGCTATTCATGCATACGCAGCATCAGACGCAAACCTAGGGGAACATGGTACTGTCCCGTTTGTCGCGAGAAATGATCACTCCATGCTTCATCGAGATCAGCGTGGACCCATGCTCGTCTGCCAGGCTGACCACTTTCTTTTCTCGGCTGGACTAGGCAACTCTCTGCTTATTAGGGGGAGTATTGCAATTCAACTGAAAACACCTCCAGAATCTTCGGCTGGACTATGGCAACTCTCTGCTTATTGGGGGTATTTTGCAACTCAACTAGAAGCACCTTCAGAACCTACGGCTGGACTATAGCAACTCTCTGCTTATTAGGGGGTGTATTGCAATTCAGCTGGAAGCACTTTTAGAACTTTCAGCTGGACTGTGGGGACTCTCTACGTACTAGGGGGCATATTGCAATTCAACTGGAAACACCTCCAGAACCTTCGGCTGGACTATGGCAACTCTGCTTATTTAATAGGGGGTATATTGCAATTCAACTGGAATCACCTCCAGAACCTTCTACATTTTGCCGAGTATATTGTTTGCTTATCATGTCGAGAGAGACATTTCATGCCACTGCTGTGAGATCTACATTTGTTGCCCATTCCGCAGAAAAGTGACTTTAAGATCTTATCTTCATTATGTACAAGTGTGCCAATGATCTGGGCAGGCCCTACTTATTTTTGGAGACTTCAATGCCATAATCCTATGGTAGAGTTGAGTCAAGATTACCAAACAACTTGAATTGTCACCTTGTTCCCTTTTATACACCCAAAGGGTATATTATGTTATGGCGTTTCGTCttcgtctgtccgtccgtccactGGCAGAAACTTGTGCGAATAAAGTCCCTCATTTTTCAATAGAATTTTTTTCATAGTTGTAGGGATGAAAGGTATGTATGTGTAGATGTGCGTAAAGGTGATATACCTTGGGTATGGGTATGATGAAGCATTTGCCATGGTAAGCacattttaattaaaaaaattaaaaaatcagaGTTGGCATTACTATGCTTTAACTGGAACTGAAAGAGAGCTGGCTTAATCTTCGGGCATATATACTGTTCTGAATCGCGGAACTCTTGTTAACAAATGAGCTAGTGCAGATAAAGCTTTCTTGTGTATTGATTCAAAGCTTTGAAATGCTCTTCCAGGTAATCTGTGATGATATGGTCAAATGATAGGAATTGAAATCAGTGCCTTCCCCTTGTTTTGATGGTCATGTCTCCTCTCCTGCATATGCAGATGGGTTCTCAGATCCAACTAGTGACTGAAGTCATATTTGTGTGaagaattttgtttatttccccAGTCTACTTTCAATCTCAGTCACTTGATTATACCGGTATGCCTAAACCTGTATGCATGCTTGCGACCATACTGATATTTATCATACAGAACACAGATATGCAGAAAAGTGCAACTCTACTGCAATTTATTGAATCAACTTGATTTGAACAAGTAGATTAAGATTAAGCAAATATATCAGTCAGTTTCAGGATAACTGGATGTAAAATAGAGTAAAagcattttgaagttttgcattgtttaatgAGACCGTGATATGTTGAGTATGTGcagtatgcaaatgagtgaactGATGATGTCACACATTCTTCTGTAAAGTTTATTATATAAGATTTCAGATAGCTCATAGGTCAGTTTCTTTTGATCCAGTAATGTAAACCATGCTTTGGCTCCTTGTGgaacatgtataattataattgtaACTTATTGCGATAGAAGGGaaagatttttcaaaaaatggaaattttgaaatgtgagATAAGatacatgagaaaaaaagagtGTGACACCATCAGCCAACTCAATTACATATTGCCCACGTAGATGTATAAATTGCATATCACTTTTTCATGAACTATTAAACAAGACATTGTGAAATTAAAGGGAAATCAAAATCTCAttcaaaataaacacacaaaaatatatattaaacaTCCATTGTATTtgcaaatcaattttgaaaatcattACATATATGTTTACAGATGGCAATTAGCGAACTAAAGTGCATGTAccaatgtacatatacatacattcagTGTTTTCCTCATTGAAATAAAACATGCTataaaataaccatttttaaGGCGTACCTGAAACTAACCTGTTTTCCCTCAACCTCCAATGTAATGGTCAAATACTAGTATCCAAACATAAATTTTAAAACCTCTATTCCACTTGAAGGTGAACATATAATTAAAATTGGTCATCTAAAGGACATCCATACCAATTAAGCGGTTTTGTAAGGCTGCCTGCATGGAGCAGATATCGAAGTATTAAATGTTCAAATTGTCAAgatttgtagtacatgtatgtgacctTTTCACCCAAACTTGCTCAATGTTGTAAAtgagtttttttgttgttctttcccAAAGTATGTGTACTGTATATATAAATGAACAAGACAAAGAAGTTGTCAATATTGAAGTTGTAAACATTATTTGCATTTACATTGATGCAAAGAAACCGATTGATAAAACTGTTAACTACTAGTTGACTTGGACCTATATGTTCCAATTATGACAGTTCTCTTTtcctttgtaaaaaaaaaaaatcttgactaTAAAAAAGTACACCACACATTATTTAAAGGCATCACTtcactcatttcattttatctttgCAAGAATTGAGAGACAACAATTCTATATGTCAGCATCAAAGCAACTGAAACAGTCACATCAATGCATCTAGTCCTAATAAATTCATCATGCTTCAGTATTGGAAGAAGTTTCTTTGCAGGATttatcattggtattggtatatGTGTAGTTCTATCTACCCTAGGACTTGCATGCTAAACTTCTTTTACTGTGACTTGCAGAATGTATCTGAGATGGAGAGAAAGGAGAAGCAATTCATTATTCTTCAACTGGTTAATAGTTTATGAATATCATACAGTGGACAGTATTGAAGATTGTGATATTTTGGTCATGAAGATGGAGATGATACTGATGATGACAATCACAAGTGATGTTCAAGGCATTTAttgatgatgaaggtgatggtGAAGATATTACAtggaggtgatgatgatgatgatgaaggtgacAGAGGTGATGACCATAATAGGCATAATGATAACCACATAAAGACATGATAAAGATGATTTGAAATGGAAAATATGGCCATCAAAGTGGGGAGGGGGGCTGCTCCACCCtccaccaaaaaagaaaagaaaagaacattaATTCAAAACATTTCTAATTGTAATTGCTCATTTTCCATTGGCTTCCAAAAACCATATTAAATGCCCCAAgggcttgggggggggggggggggggggctctgatCCCAATCCAGGGGCCCTACTGACAGTCCATGGACTCTGCCTCTGTGTCTGTGTCAACCCACTATATTAAAACACCACCACATCAGAAGGAAAAACGTTCTGCGGGCTCTGGAAATTTAAGGGAAGATACAAGTGAATTTCAGTTTATTGAATGAAATCCATTTTGGACTGATCACAATTTTTCACAGAATGTAACAAAATAGAGCAGAAAATAGCAGAAAGTAACAATATACTAGAAAATGATGAACCGACGATTGCACAAGCATTGAGAGGATGAACATAAATACAGATATTAAACACGGCACAGAGTGGAATGTGTTATTCAATGACCGAGCATTGCGAGGAATCTTTATATTGGTGCACATCGAGCCGCTTGCGGCGAGTGTGTAGTGAGCACCATCTTTCAGAAGGTTATGAGTGGACAAGTCTTTATGCACACTTgaagtttttttctttgataggTGGATATGGCATGACTTCACGGCCATTTTGAACAGAGATGTAATCCGACACCATCACCTCATTAGCATATAAAGAACATAATAAGCAAATCTACTCTTACAAAGCTGGAGTGAAATCCCCTCATCCAAATCACATATATTTTGCTGTGTTGGTCAATCATATGTTAGAGT
The DNA window shown above is from Diadema setosum chromosome 22, eeDiaSeto1, whole genome shotgun sequence and carries:
- the LOC140245162 gene encoding uncharacterized protein, giving the protein MHREKEIEAVRCMGQQYVNKTALAEKFTRKNGIYYSALCDIHLEDFIILKTKYCSSHHCQPCSRCSAILKIGQMVHDSGIISLKELYCATTSAVYKTDKALRLCMQLPLVAFAVGQKKVMYVAEHCSNFDYQKMITHLRTMPSEKIHLSKEDMKQICSMASSETDQALIKYVAMKAQNLNVTQSRRELGVQNPQKLVQTVEGAISQQEQIRDALWDLAFIQASSGEKASLSNAEGDSTSSESELQDSDSEMELSHSTTASSERSTVHTDSESDDPDDYVGVSSVSTQKAKDKVRKLSSIIFRRTQRSIAKKIAHSSLLKRRRPKAVSRILRKYPNIGKVMEEYVHANLVGADAWRRTGVYTFDGNLRRGKRVTYKRIWEHLQDYYGTKFSYGSVVQLCVTHNKRRISSKRYKGVAQITSRRARKGWNVRLNPDHHYSNAFYKDLDHLQLKDGTNKFILNRDDAAGYRLDTTYTHKQYKNVSLTDQAELTTRTDYVNKYKSVLQTSMHLIMETDTTSQKVLGVVKAHHIFPKNPAQHMADLYMMSEMEEYRDDLLKPIDCIRVDGAADEGPSHLEVQYMWSEWHLSMGKYCTLVTARYAGGSYLNKVEQINGCLTRAHSNMFIPSTIHGSNFGKDGLDEAKLEQNLRTATDVYINRCDGAPAGRSEIKLVEGSRDDRAQEFQERRPSLLVFLKGSKTAREQLKREKPDLYNHFKQVWDMRNRHMQGGLPSAYVFQLLPCFETSCPHPVCSTERRDMVWYDGGPSVAFIPLPVPDPGQPWGGNCTTCSGDCSGHYIHYPNNMNGSPCQPPRDVLEEAFKTLRRPSGEVNEEDILDLARQTLLPVREVQMWLEHLESMKQRRLAGLIRARATRASKNSRNDGETSDVNENPEYDDGGEEDFCICHRGEFGRMIMCDMVTCSQRWFHYSCVGIRRKPRGTWYCPVCREK